TGTCAACCTTGGAGATCGCCCCCTAATAGGCATGGAAGGCAACCGGGTTTACTGGCGACTGGCAGACTTGATCTTGTTGCGGGCTGAATGTCGTGCGCACTTGGATAACGCTGACGCCGTGAAGGACTTGAATCGTATTCGCGAACGTGCCGGTTTGATGGAATACGTGGGTTCTACCGTGAAAGAGGATTTGTTGAGAGAGATTTTTAACGAACGTGACCGGGAACTTTTCGGGGAAACTTGTCGCTACTATGACGTGGTGAGGTTCGGGTATTACCGGGAATTACTTGAGGGTAATTTCAAAACGCTGACGGAATCCGACGTGAAAGAAGGCGCCCTCTATTATCCCGTGAGTCAAAACGCATTTAATAAAAACACATTAATGAAACAAAATACATACTGGTCATGGCATCTACAAGATTAAACACACTAAAGGGAATCGCACTGTTGGCATTCATCAGCTTGTGCTCCTGTACTAAATACAACTACATCGACGGGGGAGTGGCATCCGGGGTACACGATTGCAGCATGTGGGAGTATTTCGAGCAACAAACCGTGGATTGGGATTCCACGAGAATCATGATCGAACACGCCGGGATGAAGTCCATCTTCGATGGCTCCGGGCAATACAAGGACATCACGTTCTTGGGCATCACGGATCTCTCCATCGTGAGATACATGCTAGACCATAATGCCAAAGTGGATTACGATAAAGAACACGGGATAGAAGTAAGCCCCGAGGACTACTGGCATCGGGTAAAGGACATTCCGAAAGAGCAATGCGTGAAAGTCCTCGAACAATTAATTATACAGCAACGATTCATGTTGAAGGATATTCCTCAAGGAACGCGTCTCAAGACGGCGGACGGGGCGGAATATGTCGAAACAGGCGGAAAGGTTTTCACCGCATTATCCGGTAATCTTTTTATCTGGATGGAACCGGAAGATTACGCAGGTGTTGAAGACGCGGGTGCAAAGAATCTCTACATCGCGAGGCAGGTGAATACCGGGAAAAACTGGAGGGTCGCCTCTACCGATATTCAAACCACGACGGGCGTGGTACATGCACTAGGGTATGACTTTAAAATCATTAACTTCTAAAACAACGGAACAATGAGAAATTTAATTTATTGGATTGTTTTGGGCTTTGCCTGGTCGTTTTCCGCTTGTCAGGATGTCACGGTCGGCTATCTGGTTGTCGACGAGACAGCAGGGTACGCGAAAGATACCATGTATATTGTAACGAATACGGAAAACGAGTTACAAAGATTGGAAAACATTTTGGCAACATTCTATTCAAATAATATTAGTTTAAAAAAAGAGCTTGAGGAAAAAGAAGCTACTCTTCAAGAAACAAAGGAACAGAAATACGAGGAATTGGATGAACGATTGACGCCGATATGGGATGCCATGGAAGAAGAGGATGCTGATTTTGATGCACTCATGGATCAACAAATGGCTATAGAAGAAGAAATGGATGAGAAGTATGATCCAATTCTCGCAGAAATAGAAACGAGCATAGCTGAATTAAAAGAACAACAAGAAAACCTTGCTAAAGACATGGGCATTGAATCTCCTGAAATATTAAAAACGCAAATTGAGGAGTACCAAATAAAAGTTGACTATAAACTTGCTTGGGTTTCCTCTAAAATAGAGGGAGTGCAAGGCACAGAACCTGTTCTTTATTCGGTTGTTCGTGTAAAAACAGAGAAGGAAGAGAATATCGCAAAATTCATGGAGAACGTTGAGGTACTGGGAGCGGGAATGGTTTGCGTGAAATATGACTCGGAGATTGCGGGAGGTACTTACACCATAACTCTAAAAATAGAGAACGAGGGAAGAAGTCGAATTTTGGAAGATGTTTTCACAATTGTAGCGAAAGAGGTCCCCGCAGAAGAGCCAATCCCCATGCCTGAAGAATAGCAGGATAAAGTTCTGTGAAGTCATAAAGTCCACGAGGTGAGGGGGTGTCAAAAATCATTTTTCAAACTCCCTCCCCCCCTTCGGGGTATGGAGCCTGCAAGCAGTCTCGAATCGGCTCTCGCTCGACAGACAACGAGTAAACTCTCTGTCTGTTCTCGCTTACTCGCCGATTTCCCTCTATAAACAGAGGGAGAGCTAAAATACGCTCTATCTTCGGGAAGAGTCACCAACACCTCCTCTGTTTATAGAGGAGGTGGCACGAAGTGACGGAGGAGTTTTTTGTTATAAAATAACTTTTGACATACCCTCCAAACGCCTGTTAGCAATGAACTTTATGAACTTTCAGAACCCGGAGAGATCGTTGTATCGATAAACATTAATTTTATACATAATGAGAAAAACATTTTACTTGATGGTATTCCTAATCGTGGGAATACTGGGAAATCTGTCAGCTCAAATGACGCTGTTCAAGGGCACGTTTGACGAGGCGATAAAGAAAGCACGGGAAGAGAAAAAAGATTTGTTCGTGGACTTCTGTGCGGAGTGGTGCGGGCCGTGCAAAGCTATGGCCAGCGAGGTATTCACACAACCGGAAATAGGCGAGTATTTCAACTCTCGTTTCGTGTGCGTACAAGTGGATGTGGATGCCAAGGAAAACAAAGATATTGTCAAAAAATACAACGTGGAGGCATTGCCGACCATGGTATTCATCAGCCGCGAAGGGAAAGAAATGCGCCGTGTGCGGGGAGGTGTTCCTGCCGATGCGTTAATCAAGGAGGCGAAAATTGCCGCGGGTGATGAATTGAGTTTTGAACAATTGTATGACAAGTACAAGAAAAAGAAAAACGATTTCGACATACAGCAACAGTTGCTACTTGAGGCACCCATGTTTATCCCCACGCAAGTAGGGTACGACCAGCAGAAATGGGGTGCCCGTATCGAAAGCCTGTTCCCGGAATATTTGAAAAACAAGAAGATCGAGAACATGGCGAACGGGGCGGATTTCCTGATTCTAACCCTATATCATAGAGGTACATCGAAAGAGGACCCTATCTTTGATTGCATCGCGAATAACTTCGACAAGTTTGCCGAGGGGGTGCAAAAAGACGCACCGGGAGACGGGAAAGAAACCCCGACGGGAAGAGACCGGGTGGCTCACTACTTGATTTCCATGAACAACAGCTATATCATTCAACTTTGCAAACGAGGTGATATTAACTATAAAAAACGGCTGGCCCGGGTTAATGGAGACTTGAAAAATGCCTATGCGGGAATCTCTTTCGGTTCGCTATCCGTTCTGGATGCCATTACATTGTTGGCTGATGCCACGTATGGTTTGTACCGTCACGACGAAAACACGTTCTTCGAGAAAATGAACGTTTATTTTGCGGGGAAAGGTGAGGCCACGGAGTTGGCGGACTACACGCAACCTTTGCAGGACTTGGCTACCGTGTACGAGGGGAAAATGTCTGAAAACGCTTACGGGAAATGTATCGACTGGATTGCCAAAGCGCTAACCTACGAGATGGTTGTTCCTACCCGTGTACGTTTACTTATGATGATGGGCGACTGCCTGAAGAACACGGGTGAAACCGCGAAGGCAAAACAATCCTATAACCAAGCATTCATTGCCAGTGCCGGGATCGAGAATAAAGCAGAAATGAAACAGTTACAACAAATGATTCAACAATCGTTACAAGGTTTATGAAAAAAATTTTACTCCTTATTATAATAAGTATTCAAATTCCGGGCCTCCTGTACGCGCAGGATGACACCAAGATATTTCGTCATGGGCAACTGGATAACGGGTTAACTTACTACGTACGCCACACGACGATGCAACCGGGAAAAGCCGATTTTTACCTCGTGCAAAACGTGGGGGCTCTCATGGAAGAGGATAATCAAAACGGGCTGGCCCATTTCCTGGAACACATGGCCTTCAACGGGACCAAGAGTTTCAAGGAGGGTATTCCTCATTTCCTGAAACGCCGGGGTGTGACCCAGTTCAATGCCCAGACGGGACAGGACGAAACGGTGTACTACATGACGGGCGTGGCGACGGCCGACACGGGACTGGTGGATTCCTGCCTTCTCGTGATGAAAGACTGGTCGGGTTTCCTGTTGCTGGACCCGGTGGAGATTGACAAGGAGCGAGGCGTGATTAAAGAAGAACGCCGGAGTCGCCGGAACCTAGGGATGCGCTTGAGAGAACAGACAGATCCCTACGTGTTCAATCACAGCAAGTATGCCACGAGAAATATCATCGGTAGCGAAGAGATCATACAGAACTTCACACCGGACGAGTTGCGGGCTTATTACAAGGACTTCTACCGTCCGGATCAGCAGGCCGTGATCGTGGTCGGGGACGTGGATGCCGCTAAAATGGAGGCGGACATCCGGAAACTTTTCAACCCGATCCCGAAACGGGTGAACCCGAAACCCCGGTTGGTGTACGGGATCCCGGATAACGAGGAACCTCTCTACACGAAAGCTTTCGACAAGGAAATGACGGAATCATCCGTCACTCTATTGAAACGCGTGAAACAGACTCCCCCGACATCCCTGAAGGAAATGATGAAAAGGAATCTGATCAATCGTTTTTACAACCAGATTGTCGAGAAATACTTGCAAAAGTATATCGAAAGTAAAAACCCGTCGTTCGTGCAAACAATGGTTGGTTTCAACGGGTTAGTACGGAATTACGATCGCTGGAACATCTATATGCAGGCTTACCCGGGCAAGGAGAAACAAGCCTTAAAAGAATTACTGGGGGAGATAGAGCGCATACATCGCCACGCCATCAACGACAAGGAAGTAAAGGAACAGGTGGAGGCTTATTTGCCGGGATTGGAAGAATCAGAGAAGTACAAGGATAAGTTCCCGAACGAGGTGTACGTGCAACTCTACCAGAATAATTTCTTAGAAGGAAAACCGATCACGAGTATCGAGGAAGACATCGCTTACTCGCGAGAAATCTTGTCGGAATTGACGGCAAAGGATTTCCATGATTGGATTGCCTCATGGAATAGTAACTACAAGAATTGGGTGTTTATCATGCAAGGGAATGATCCGACCTATAATTTCCCGACTCAAGATGAAATTCTCGATATTATGAAGGAAGTTCGGGAAGGTGAATTGTCCGCCGGCGCGGAAGAAGAGGTGAAAGCCGTCCCCTTGTTGGACTACGAGGTGAAAGGCGGGGAAATCGTGAAAACCAAAAAGATAAAAGAACTAGACGCGGAAGAATGGACTTTATCCAATGGCTGTAAGGTGTATTACAAATTTACGGACCAAGATGGGATTAAAGTAAGTCTGCTCGGAGAGAGCGCGGGAGGATTATCTTTGCTCCCCGCAGAAGATCTTCCCTCGGCCTCGGCATTATCTACCTTGATAATGTATTCCGGGCTGTACAAACACACCATGCCGATGATGCAGGCTATATTGAAAGGACACCAGATACACCCCAACGTGACACTGGGCGAGACATTCGAGGGCGTGAGCGGGTTCTGTAACAATAACGAAACAGAAATGTTGCTCCAGATTATTTATCTTTTCTTCGAGCATCCCCGTTTTGACCGGGGTGATTTTGACAAGTACGTGTACGTCAATCGTCTCCGTGTAGAAAATACACCCCGTACGGTGAATGACACGATCTCGGAACAAATGCAGAAACTCCGAATTAAGGATTCTCCTCGTCTCTGGAAAGAGAGTACGGTGTTCTATAATGCAATGGACTTTGACAAGATGGTGTCTATTTACAAAGATCGTTTCCAGGATGCCTCGGATTTTCATTTCTATCTAACCGGGAATATTCAACGGGAAGAGGCTCGGGAACTGGTAGCGAAATACCTGGGAGCTATCCCATCCACTTTCCGGAAAGAGAAAGCCGTACATCATGACTTGCGGATAAAAGGTTCCATGACCGAAACGATCCTGGCAAATATCCCGGACAACAAGTACATGACGACCATCGAATTCTCAAACACGTTGAAATTGAAGCCGGTGGAGGACTTGGCTATCGACGTGATCCGCACGGTACTATCCAACCGGTACCAAGAGATCATTCGGGAAGATGAAGGCGGAGCATACGGGGTGAATGTCGGTGCAGCATACGAAAACTATCCGAGACCGGCACAGAATATCGTTATCAACTTTCAGAGTAACACGGAGAAAGGTGACCGGATGCGAGCCATCGTCCACGAACAGATTGATAAACTCGTTGCCGAGGGCGTGAGCGAGGAAGACGTGGAAGATATGGTGCTGATGATGAAGAAAGGACGTGTCGGGGTGCTGGAAAACCGGGGTAATGCCCACTGGCAGGATGCCTTGCGCCTCTATGCTGAAACGGGCAAAAATATAGATTCGCCCGAATTATTCGAGAATCCGATTAAAAAATTAAATGCAAAAATAGTACAAGAAGTCGCTAAGAAATTCTTTGCAACGGCTGAATGTATCGACATCGTAGTGAGATCCAAATAAGGTGCAACTTTAATTTTCTCAATGGAGGGGCCTACAAAAGCCCCTCTGTTTTCTTTTTCCCACGGGCATTGAGCCGGAAACTCATCACAGTTAAATCATCCGATTGCTCAGCCTTCCCGACAAAACGTTTCACGTCCCCAACCACTTTCTCCACCATTTGCCGTGGTGCTAGTTGGGAATGACTTGCCACCAAGTTAAACAACCGATCTATCTTATAAAATTTAGATCGTTCATTTTGAGCTTCCGACACCCCATCTGTGTACAAAAGCAACTGAGAACCCGGAGCAAAATAACATTCCTGTTCCTCGTAATCATAATCGGAAGTAACACCCAAAGGTAAATTATCCGCAGTCTTGAAGAAAGACACGGTTCCATCCGGAGCAATCAATAACGGGTAAGGATGTCCCGCATTACAAAATCTCAGACGATTCGTGTTCAGATTCAATACCCCTGCAAAAAAAGTAATAAACATACTCGTGTTCCCGGTCCGAATCAAACTCTGGTTCATTAGATTCATGATATAATTCAAAGAGGTATCCCGCAGAGCCAAAGATCGCATCTGGCTGATCGTGGTTGCCATAAACAAGGAGGCAGGAACTCCTTTCCCCGAAACGTCCCCAATGGCGAAACCAAACTCATCCTCGTTCAGCATCAAATAATCATACAAATCCCCTCCGACCTGACGAGCCGGATGCAACACGGCATGAATATCAATACATTCGGCTCCAAAGGTGGGGACAAATTGTTTCGGAACCATTCCCAATTGAATATCATGGGCGATACGCAACTCACTCTCGATCTTTTCATTCGCTGTCGTCGTCCGACGTAACTGATCCACGTATTCCGTCAATTGTTGCTGCATGAAAAGAAATGATTCATACAATTCCCCTAATTCATCCTTAGACCGGATACGCGGTAACGGTGTGTTAAAGTTCCCTTGTGCCACATCCCGAGCTGAAGCAGCAAATATCGTCAATGGTTTTGTGATTCGTCGCACGGCCACAAAACAAATAAAATAAACAAATAACAACAACAGGACAAAGCCAATCAGCAGATACATATTAAATTTGCTCAACTTACCAAACACCTGATCGTATGGACAAATTACCGCCATATACCAATCGGTTGCCACCACCGGCGTGTAATACACATAGGACAGAACTCCCCCATCGTCCACGATGATACTACCGCTTTTCCCGGCTGCCATCTCGTTTACCAGAATAGTAACATTCGTATCCCGTGCCTCTTTTGCCGTTTCGAACATATTTTGACCAATCATCACCTCCCCTTCCCTGCGCAAGATATAACGTCCCTGTTTGTCAATAACCACGGTATAACTACCCTTGTAAGGCTTGATCGAATCGACCAGATCACGCAACCATCGATTGGTTAAATCCACGGATAAAATACCAATTAGTTCATGCTTTTCCCCATGAACCGGGACCGCGTAAGACGTCGTGATCACATCCGGATCACCCGCATCCCGATAGGGCTTACTCCAGTACCGGTGTTCCCTCGCACCTTTGTACCAGCCTTTTTCAAAATAATTGTAATCTTCACTCCCGACTTGAATGGTCTTCACGGAATCTCCGACCATATATGAATAAGGGGCAAAGTAATGTCCCTTTTCCGGGAAATAGTAAGGTTCAAAAGCAATCGCACAACCAAAAATCTCCGGGTTATCTTTTACAATCCTCCGAGTGATACCAAACAAAGAATCCGGCTCCTTTACATATTCAACGATCATCCATCCTAGATTTTCAGGAATCTTTTCCACCTTACTCAATAACGCACTCACACGTAAATTTGCCTGAGCAGCCATACTCTCTATCTTATCCTCGGCCTCTTGCGACAACGTTTCCGTTGAGTAGTGATAAAATACGCCCACTAAAACAAAAGAAAGAATTGTAATGAACGAAATCACATACAAACTCAATTTAGCAGGAAAAGATTTTTTATATCGATCAAATATCATAATTATCAATTGATGAAAAGTTCCTTATTATACCCCGTTATAATAAGCCACGAATATACAAAAAAACTATAAAACTAGTACAAAAAAATAATTATTCAAGAGTCTTTTCCCAAGTGATTCCGGCTAACAAGCTCCATCAGTACTGATTGGAAAAAATAAACTTGTAAAAGAATTTCCACACACGAATACTTCTCATCTGAAATATTTGTTCTTATTAAATATTAATACTAATTTAGTCGCGAATTACAAACGAAAACGTTTTAAATATTTAGTAGATGTATAAACCATCAGAATATTATTTCGTTTTAGCCTACATCGTGGGCGTACTTAAATTGTTCGGGGGACTATGAAAATTCCGCCGGAGTAATTTCAGGCATCTTTTGGCAACAGGTATGTTGCTCTCTTTTAAGCAAAACAAACAACTTAAATCAATAATCTTTTAATTATGCAAAAACAACTATTATTAGGTGTTGAAGCTATTGCACAAGGTGCTATAGACGGAGGTATATCCGGCGTGTTCGCATACCCGGGAACCCCTTCAACAGAGATCACGGAATACATTCAGGAATCGAAGCAGGCTATCGCCCGTAACGTTCACCGGATGTGGTCTGCTAACGAA
The window above is part of the Butyricimonas paravirosa genome. Proteins encoded here:
- a CDS encoding thioredoxin family protein, whose product is MRKTFYLMVFLIVGILGNLSAQMTLFKGTFDEAIKKAREEKKDLFVDFCAEWCGPCKAMASEVFTQPEIGEYFNSRFVCVQVDVDAKENKDIVKKYNVEALPTMVFISREGKEMRRVRGGVPADALIKEAKIAAGDELSFEQLYDKYKKKKNDFDIQQQLLLEAPMFIPTQVGYDQQKWGARIESLFPEYLKNKKIENMANGADFLILTLYHRGTSKEDPIFDCIANNFDKFAEGVQKDAPGDGKETPTGRDRVAHYLISMNNSYIIQLCKRGDINYKKRLARVNGDLKNAYAGISFGSLSVLDAITLLADATYGLYRHDENTFFEKMNVYFAGKGEATELADYTQPLQDLATVYEGKMSENAYGKCIDWIAKALTYEMVVPTRVRLLMMMGDCLKNTGETAKAKQSYNQAFIASAGIENKAEMKQLQQMIQQSLQGL
- a CDS encoding M16 family metallopeptidase, whose protein sequence is MKKILLLIIISIQIPGLLYAQDDTKIFRHGQLDNGLTYYVRHTTMQPGKADFYLVQNVGALMEEDNQNGLAHFLEHMAFNGTKSFKEGIPHFLKRRGVTQFNAQTGQDETVYYMTGVATADTGLVDSCLLVMKDWSGFLLLDPVEIDKERGVIKEERRSRRNLGMRLREQTDPYVFNHSKYATRNIIGSEEIIQNFTPDELRAYYKDFYRPDQQAVIVVGDVDAAKMEADIRKLFNPIPKRVNPKPRLVYGIPDNEEPLYTKAFDKEMTESSVTLLKRVKQTPPTSLKEMMKRNLINRFYNQIVEKYLQKYIESKNPSFVQTMVGFNGLVRNYDRWNIYMQAYPGKEKQALKELLGEIERIHRHAINDKEVKEQVEAYLPGLEESEKYKDKFPNEVYVQLYQNNFLEGKPITSIEEDIAYSREILSELTAKDFHDWIASWNSNYKNWVFIMQGNDPTYNFPTQDEILDIMKEVREGELSAGAEEEVKAVPLLDYEVKGGEIVKTKKIKELDAEEWTLSNGCKVYYKFTDQDGIKVSLLGESAGGLSLLPAEDLPSASALSTLIMYSGLYKHTMPMMQAILKGHQIHPNVTLGETFEGVSGFCNNNETEMLLQIIYLFFEHPRFDRGDFDKYVYVNRLRVENTPRTVNDTISEQMQKLRIKDSPRLWKESTVFYNAMDFDKMVSIYKDRFQDASDFHFYLTGNIQREEARELVAKYLGAIPSTFRKEKAVHHDLRIKGSMTETILANIPDNKYMTTIEFSNTLKLKPVEDLAIDVIRTVLSNRYQEIIREDEGGAYGVNVGAAYENYPRPAQNIVINFQSNTEKGDRMRAIVHEQIDKLVAEGVSEEDVEDMVLMMKKGRVGVLENRGNAHWQDALRLYAETGKNIDSPELFENPIKKLNAKIVQEVAKKFFATAECIDIVVRSK
- a CDS encoding SpoIIE family protein phosphatase, giving the protein MIFDRYKKSFPAKLSLYVISFITILSFVLVGVFYHYSTETLSQEAEDKIESMAAQANLRVSALLSKVEKIPENLGWMIVEYVKEPDSLFGITRRIVKDNPEIFGCAIAFEPYYFPEKGHYFAPYSYMVGDSVKTIQVGSEDYNYFEKGWYKGAREHRYWSKPYRDAGDPDVITTSYAVPVHGEKHELIGILSVDLTNRWLRDLVDSIKPYKGSYTVVIDKQGRYILRREGEVMIGQNMFETAKEARDTNVTILVNEMAAGKSGSIIVDDGGVLSYVYYTPVVATDWYMAVICPYDQVFGKLSKFNMYLLIGFVLLLLFVYFICFVAVRRITKPLTIFAASARDVAQGNFNTPLPRIRSKDELGELYESFLFMQQQLTEYVDQLRRTTTANEKIESELRIAHDIQLGMVPKQFVPTFGAECIDIHAVLHPARQVGGDLYDYLMLNEDEFGFAIGDVSGKGVPASLFMATTISQMRSLALRDTSLNYIMNLMNQSLIRTGNTSMFITFFAGVLNLNTNRLRFCNAGHPYPLLIAPDGTVSFFKTADNLPLGVTSDYDYEEQECYFAPGSQLLLYTDGVSEAQNERSKFYKIDRLFNLVASHSQLAPRQMVEKVVGDVKRFVGKAEQSDDLTVMSFRLNARGKKKTEGLL